GATATCGGGGGTTTAGAAATGGAGGGGGGGGGGGGGGGGGGGGGGGGGGGGGGGGGGGGGGGGGCTGTACAAAAGTTCAGTACGGCATTCCCGTCGACGAACGTCCACCCACACCGCCCCGTCCGCGCTGATCTTACGGACTGGCGTGACCCACCCTAGGAGACCGGGCAGCCAGACGGCAATTCCGCTGCTCCGAGGACAGCGGGCAGTGGACGTTTGCCTCGGGCGGGGAAGGAGGGGCTTCCCGCAACCCGCTGGCGGCTCCCGGGTTAGGATGAGCGCCCAGGTCCATGGACTCTCCGCCGATGAACGACACCCCCCCGTTTCCCCGCCTCCTCGGACGCTACGAGCTCGTGCACCTGCTCGGGCAGGGCGGCATGGGCGAGGTCTATCTCGCCAAGATTTCGGGCGCGGCCGGCTTCGAGAAGCCCTGCATCGTCAAGACGATCCTCCCCGCGCTCCTCAAGGACGTGCAGTTCCTGGATCGCTTCCACCACGAGGCCAAGGTGCTCGTGCACCTCGTCCACTCGTCCATCGCGCAGGTCTACGACATGGGCGAGGCCGAGGGCACCTACTACATGGCCCTCGAGTACGTGGCCGGCGTGGACCTGTCCTTCCTCCAGGACCAGGCGCGCAACGAGGGCCAGCAGATCCCCGTCCCCGTGGCGCTCTACCTCGGCCAGCGCATCGCCGAGGGGCTCGGCTATGCCCACCGCAAGACGGGCCCGGACGGCTCGCCACTGGGCATCGTCCACCGCGACGTCTCGCCCCACAACGTGATGCTGTCCTACGAGGGCGAGGTCAAGGTCATCGACTTCGGCCTCGCCAAGAGCGCCGCGCGCAGCAAGTACACGCTGCCGTCCACCGTCATGGGCAAGCTGGGCTACATGTCCCCGGAGCAGGTGCGCGCCGAGGCCGTGGACCACCGCAGCGACATCTACTCCTGTGGCGTGGTGGTGTGGGAGCTGCTCGCGGGCCGCCCCCTCATCCGCCATGGCACGGTGGGCGAGATGATGGCCGCCATGTCCAACCCCCGCGTGCCCGCGCTGCACGAGGTGCGTCCAGACGTGGACCCCGCCCTCGACGCGGTGGTGCGCCGCGCGCTGGCGCCCTCGCCCGAGGACCGCTACGCCCGCTCCGACGACTTCGCCCGCGCCCTCAACGAGCAGCTGCTGCGCTCCGGCTCCTCCCTCGGTGCCGAGGAGGTGGGCGACTTCGTCCGCACGCTCTGCCCGCAGGCCTTCGCCGCACAGCGCCAGCTCATCTCCCGTGTCTCCTCCAGCCCCGGAGTGCGCCGCACGCCCCTGCCCGGCGGCTCCCTGGTGCCCATGAATGCCGACGCGCCCGTGAACACCGGGCGCCTCTCCCCGCTGCCCCTGCAGCCGCCCTTCGCCACTCCCGCCACCGGCTACGAGCCCACCATGGTGCGCTCGCCCAGCACCACCGCGACTCCCGCGGTCGGCGGCGTGCCCGCCCCCGTGCCGGCCGAGACGCTCCAACTGGAGAAGAGCTCCCACGGGCCCGGCCGGAAGGGGTGGACGGCGGCGATCGCACTCGGGGCCCTCGGGCTGATTGGCGCCACCGCGGGCGTCACCGCGTTCCTGATGAACCAGCCGCCCGAGCACCCGCCTCGGCCGGCGTGGGCCGCCGAGGGACCGGGGCATGATGGGCCTCCGCGGCCGCCTCCCCCGGGCATGGGGCCTCCCCCTCACGAGCTGCACCCCCCGCCTCCCGGCATGGGGCCTCCGCATGAAGAGGGCCGTCCCATGCCCGGTGGTCCCCAGGCCGTGGCCGAGGCGCCCCAGACTCCCGACGCGGTCGAGGCCCTCGAGCCGCCAGAGGACGCGGGCGCGCCCACCGAGCCCGAGGTGGAGGCTGAAGCGGAAGCTGATGCTGATGCGGAGGCCGAGGCGGCGCAGCCCGCGAAGCCCAAGCCGTCCGAGTCACACGCTCGCCCGCAGAAGTTCGTCCCGGCGGAGCACGTGGCGTTGCTGAGGAAGTCGAATCGCGATGACTACTTCCGCGTCGACCGTGGGCGGCTCGCGGGGCTCTCCATGGGAATGGTCCTCCAGGTGGTCGCCGCGCCGGTGAAGGACGGCAAGGCGCGGCTGCTGGGCGAAGCGAAGGTGCTGGATGTGAGGCCGGGGCGCTCGACGCTGAGCGCCGACGCGCGTGTGCGCAACGCGGGCAGGGTGGAGCTCTACGTCGTGCTCCCCAGGGGCACCAGCGCGGGCGCCAGGTCCGAAGCCTCCGAGTCCGAGCCCCAGGCCGGCACCGCCACGCCGCCCGCGGAGGTGGCCCCCGCGCCGACGCCCGCGGAGCCCCGGCGGTTGAACGGCCGCATCCGTCTCACGGGCATCCCCCCCTTCAACCAGAAGATCGAGCTCACCAGCACCGACACCGTCCTCTGGAGCGGCTGCATCCTCGTCGCCAATGGACGGGACATGTACAAGCTCGGCGGTATGGCTCCCGGTGGCGTGCGGGAGATCCCCGTGAACGAGTTCAAGAAGGGCGGCCGGGACGTGCCCTTCGTGGGCAAGGGCCGGTTGGGTCTCTTCTGCGTCGAGGGGACCAAGGAGTTCCCCGCGAAGCTGTGAGGCTCAGAAGCTGCCGGAGAGCTGCAGCGTGAAGGTGCGGCCGTACTGGGGCACGGGCGCGGCGGCGCGCTCGGTGCCGAGCGGCAGGGCGTAGCGGGTGTCGAGCAGGTTCTGCACGCCGGCGAAGTAGCGCAGGCGCTGGAACTCGCCGGACAGGCCCACGCCCAGCAGCAGGGCCTCGCCGTGCTCCACCCCATCCTCCTTCGTGCCGCCCCGGGCGCTCTGGTAGGTGGCCTGGGTGGCCAGGCGCAGGTCCCCGGTGCCCAGGGGCAGCAGCAACCGTCCGGACGCCAGGTGCGCGGGGGCGGAGGCCACCACCTCCTCCGAGGCATTCTGGAGGGTGACGAAGGAGTAGGTCAGGTCCACCATCAGGTTGCGGCCCGGCTGCCAGTGCAGACCGGCCTCGGCGCCCCAGGCGAGCGTCTCGCCGGGCCGGTTGCTGAAGACGAGGCACTCCATGGTCCCGCTCGGGCTGCCGCACCGGGGCGGTCCTGGCTGCGACTCCAGCACCACAAGGTTGGAGATGCGATTGTGGTAGCCGGCCACGGTCAGACGCAGCTCGTCCGTCAGGTTGTGCGCGTGCTCGA
The sequence above is drawn from the Archangium gephyra genome and encodes:
- a CDS encoding serine/threonine protein kinase, which codes for MNDTPPFPRLLGRYELVHLLGQGGMGEVYLAKISGAAGFEKPCIVKTILPALLKDVQFLDRFHHEAKVLVHLVHSSIAQVYDMGEAEGTYYMALEYVAGVDLSFLQDQARNEGQQIPVPVALYLGQRIAEGLGYAHRKTGPDGSPLGIVHRDVSPHNVMLSYEGEVKVIDFGLAKSAARSKYTLPSTVMGKLGYMSPEQVRAEAVDHRSDIYSCGVVVWELLAGRPLIRHGTVGEMMAAMSNPRVPALHEVRPDVDPALDAVVRRALAPSPEDRYARSDDFARALNEQLLRSGSSLGAEEVGDFVRTLCPQAFAAQRQLISRVSSSPGVRRTPLPGGSLVPMNADAPVNTGRLSPLPLQPPFATPATGYEPTMVRSPSTTATPAVGGVPAPVPAETLQLEKSSHGPGRKGWTAAIALGALGLIGATAGVTAFLMNQPPEHPPRPAWAAEGPGHDGPPRPPPPGMGPPPHELHPPPPGMGPPHEEGRPMPGGPQAVAEAPQTPDAVEALEPPEDAGAPTEPEVEAEAEADADAEAEAAQPAKPKPSESHARPQKFVPAEHVALLRKSNRDDYFRVDRGRLAGLSMGMVLQVVAAPVKDGKARLLGEAKVLDVRPGRSTLSADARVRNAGRVELYVVLPRGTSAGARSEASESEPQAGTATPPAEVAPAPTPAEPRRLNGRIRLTGIPPFNQKIELTSTDTVLWSGCILVANGRDMYKLGGMAPGGVREIPVNEFKKGGRDVPFVGKGRLGLFCVEGTKEFPAKL